The Clostridiaceae bacterium genome contains the following window.
AAGTGTTTTCTCAATGACAGTATACCTTTTAAGCTGCTCTTGTGACATTAGATAATACACCTTGCCCTTCATAGTGACATTTTATCAAAATAATTAACAAGGTGACATTATCATAAAATAAACACAATAATTTGATTAAAATAATTGATATATGTTAATAATAATGATATAATACTAGTTGACTTAAGGATATATATTTTTTTCGAAGAGTGGGCTTATCCCACTCTTTCGTATTATGTCCTTGTTAAAGTCAATATTTTGGAGGATTTATGTATGTCAAAGAAAAAAATTGAAGGAATAGTAACTGAGTTAGCACAAGAGATTGTGGAGAAATATTCTTTTGAATTAGTGGATGTTGAGTTTGTTAAAGAGGGAATGGCTTGGTATTTAAGGGTATACATTGATAAACCCCAGGGCATTACCATAGATGATTGCCAGATTGTAAGCCAGGAATTGGATAAAGTATTAGATGAGAAGGACCCTATAAGTCAGAGTTATATTCTGGAGGTTTCATCACCTGGCCTGGACCGGCCTTTAAAAAAAGACAGGGATTTCGAAAGGTATAAGGGAGAAACAGTTGAAGTAAAACTTTTTC
Protein-coding sequences here:
- a CDS encoding ribosome maturation factor RimP, with protein sequence MSKKKIEGIVTELAQEIVEKYSFELVDVEFVKEGMAWYLRVYIDKPQGITIDDCQIVSQELDKVLDEKDPISQSYILEVSSPGLDRPLKKDRDFERYKGETVEVKLFQPIDKVKVFVGELEGLIDNKIRIRQNGSQILEFDRDKVALVKRVVKF